Proteins encoded by one window of Streptacidiphilus sp. PB12-B1b:
- a CDS encoding VOC family protein, protein MPEVNEPYATGTPCWIDLMAPDHQGALDFYRDLFGWEGEIGPAEQGGYSVCTKNGRPVAGIGPVMAPDAPTVWTTYISTDDAPATFSAVTAAGGRTLTELMDVMTLGQMAVVEDPAGAVFGIWGPKDFIGAQIVNEPGALIWNECNTRDAAAATAFYSRVFGIGFHDAEFMPSYKEIQVNGRTVGGLQQMSEEAFGTELPSHWLSYFAVDDVDSTLDAAVKRNADVIMPAQDTPVGRMATIRDPWGAVFSVISPKQPD, encoded by the coding sequence ATGCCCGAGGTCAACGAACCCTACGCGACCGGCACCCCCTGTTGGATCGACCTGATGGCACCGGACCATCAGGGCGCCCTCGACTTCTACCGCGACCTGTTCGGCTGGGAGGGCGAGATCGGCCCGGCAGAGCAGGGCGGATACTCCGTCTGCACCAAGAACGGCCGCCCGGTGGCCGGCATCGGCCCGGTCATGGCCCCCGACGCCCCCACCGTCTGGACCACCTACATCTCCACCGACGACGCCCCGGCCACGTTCTCGGCCGTCACCGCCGCCGGCGGCAGGACCCTGACCGAGCTGATGGACGTGATGACCCTCGGCCAGATGGCCGTGGTCGAGGACCCGGCCGGAGCGGTCTTCGGCATCTGGGGCCCCAAGGACTTCATCGGCGCGCAGATCGTCAACGAGCCCGGCGCGCTGATCTGGAACGAGTGCAACACCCGGGACGCCGCGGCTGCGACCGCCTTCTACTCCAGGGTCTTCGGCATCGGCTTCCACGACGCCGAGTTCATGCCCTCGTACAAGGAGATCCAGGTCAACGGGCGCACCGTGGGCGGGCTCCAGCAGATGTCCGAGGAGGCGTTCGGCACCGAGCTGCCCTCGCACTGGCTGTCCTACTTCGCCGTGGACGACGTCGACAGCACCCTGGACGCCGCGGTGAAGCGCAACGCCGACGTGATCATGCCCGCCCAGGACACCCCGGTCGGCCGGATGGCCACCATCCGCGACCCCTGGGGCGCGGTCTTCTCCGTCATCTCCCCCAAGCAGCCCGACTGA
- a CDS encoding ester cyclase: protein MSEAQAETPLWLQGREAVIAAAAPGDWREETPDYHLSHTVMPGERTTHHAPGTLEAIAESIVQVFEMEVSHKKDPATWVSMVTDRFRTRVNGGQWASAQDIADIGSYNILIGDSIFYPKGSEDFESSHHVFHQAFPQGFYWEVLDVLSPPPTVTFRWRHWGTFSGEYKGFQPTGEKVEMFGVSIAKVSDDLRLLEVEHFYDPNAFLGTLTGGCPVAHTK from the coding sequence ATGTCTGAAGCTCAAGCGGAAACCCCCCTCTGGCTCCAGGGGCGCGAGGCGGTCATCGCCGCTGCCGCGCCCGGGGACTGGCGTGAGGAGACCCCCGACTACCACCTGTCGCACACGGTGATGCCGGGCGAGCGCACCACGCACCACGCCCCCGGGACGCTCGAAGCCATCGCCGAGAGCATCGTCCAGGTCTTCGAGATGGAGGTCTCGCACAAGAAGGACCCGGCCACCTGGGTCTCCATGGTGACCGACCGGTTCCGCACCCGCGTCAACGGCGGGCAGTGGGCCAGCGCCCAGGACATCGCCGACATCGGCAGCTACAACATCCTGATCGGCGACAGCATCTTCTACCCGAAGGGCTCCGAGGACTTCGAGTCCTCGCACCACGTCTTCCACCAGGCGTTCCCCCAGGGCTTCTACTGGGAGGTCCTGGACGTCCTGTCGCCTCCCCCCACCGTCACCTTCCGCTGGCGGCACTGGGGCACCTTCTCCGGCGAGTACAAGGGCTTCCAGCCCACCGGCGAGAAGGTGGAGATGTTCGGCGTGAGCATCGCCAAGGTCAGCGACGACCTGCGGCTGCTGGAGGTCGAGCACTTCTACGACCCCAACGCCTTCCTCGGCACCCTGACCGGCGGCTGCCCGGTCGCCCACACCAAGTAG
- the pucD gene encoding xanthine dehydrogenase subunit D has translation MRGEKNLQSITTAHPDGIGGSPLRPDGTLKVRGEFAYSSDLWHEDMLWGMALRAPHARARIISVDISGALATPGVHAVLTHDDIPGSKYYGLEIQDQPALAIDRIRYHGEAVAIVAADHPETARRALAKVRVEYEVLPPITTEEQCLDPETYGYVHEPHEYKAHASGNIVHQQKVVSGRGVDDEVRALADVVVSGDYEVGMQDQAFLGPESGLAVPAEDGGIDLYIATQWLHVDREQIAPVLGLPENKVRLTLAGVGGAFGGREDLSMQIHACLLAQRTGKPVKIVYSREESFFGHVHRHPARLHYEHGATRDGKLVYMQARIVLDGGAYASASPAVVGNASSLSVGPYEIPNVDVLAVALYSNNPSCGAMRGFGAVQACFAYESQLDKLAAALGMDPVELRQLNAVSQGSFLPTGQQIDAPAPVATLLQKVKDLPLPPPLDLAHPDIREMPGALSNTSHGEGIVRGVGYAVGLKNVGFSEGFDDYSTARVRLEVIGGEPVAMVHTAMAEVGQGGVTVHGQIARTELGVERVTIHPADTAVGSAGSTSASRQTYMTGGAVKLAAEAVRQELFRLGRSRYGWTGNDLSLVGGKVVSASAGVLVSIADLLGDRAIDLTREHHHRPTVPFDKETGQGFGHVQYTFCAHRAVVDVDVELGLVKVVELAACQDVGKALNPLSVVGQIQGGSTQGLGLAVMEEIITREGKVRNPSFTDYLIPTILDTPPQPVEIMELADPHAPYGLRGVGEAPTLSSTPAIVSAIRAATGLALNRVPVRPEHLTGT, from the coding sequence ATCCGCGGCGAGAAGAACCTCCAGTCCATCACCACCGCGCACCCGGACGGCATCGGCGGCTCGCCGCTGCGCCCGGACGGCACGCTGAAGGTCCGCGGCGAGTTCGCCTACTCCTCCGACCTGTGGCACGAGGACATGCTGTGGGGCATGGCGCTGCGCGCCCCGCACGCCCGGGCCAGGATCATCTCCGTGGACATCTCCGGCGCCCTGGCCACCCCCGGCGTGCACGCCGTGCTCACCCACGACGACATCCCCGGCAGCAAGTACTACGGGCTGGAGATCCAGGACCAGCCGGCCCTGGCCATCGACCGGATCCGGTACCACGGCGAGGCCGTGGCCATCGTCGCCGCCGACCACCCGGAGACCGCGCGCCGCGCCCTGGCCAAGGTCAGGGTGGAGTACGAGGTGCTGCCGCCGATCACCACCGAGGAGCAGTGCCTGGACCCGGAGACCTACGGCTACGTGCACGAGCCGCACGAGTACAAGGCCCACGCCTCCGGCAACATCGTCCACCAGCAGAAGGTCGTCTCCGGCCGCGGCGTGGACGACGAGGTGCGCGCCCTGGCCGACGTGGTCGTCAGCGGCGACTACGAGGTCGGCATGCAGGACCAGGCGTTCCTCGGCCCGGAGTCCGGCCTGGCGGTGCCCGCCGAGGACGGCGGCATCGACCTGTACATCGCCACCCAGTGGCTGCACGTGGACCGCGAGCAGATCGCGCCCGTCCTCGGCCTGCCGGAGAACAAGGTCCGGCTGACGCTGGCCGGCGTCGGCGGGGCCTTCGGCGGCCGCGAGGACCTCTCCATGCAGATCCACGCCTGCCTGCTGGCGCAGCGCACCGGAAAACCCGTCAAGATCGTGTACTCCCGGGAGGAGTCGTTCTTCGGGCACGTCCACCGGCACCCGGCCCGGCTGCACTACGAGCACGGCGCGACCCGCGACGGCAAGCTGGTCTACATGCAGGCCCGGATCGTGCTGGACGGCGGCGCCTACGCCTCGGCCTCGCCCGCCGTCGTCGGCAACGCCTCCTCGCTGTCGGTCGGCCCGTACGAGATCCCCAACGTCGACGTCCTGGCCGTGGCGCTGTACAGCAACAACCCCTCCTGCGGCGCGATGCGCGGCTTCGGCGCGGTGCAGGCGTGCTTCGCGTACGAGAGCCAGCTGGACAAGCTGGCGGCGGCGCTGGGGATGGACCCGGTCGAGCTGCGGCAGCTGAACGCGGTCTCGCAGGGCTCGTTCCTGCCGACCGGCCAGCAGATCGACGCCCCGGCGCCGGTGGCCACGCTGCTGCAGAAGGTCAAGGACCTGCCGCTGCCGCCGCCGCTGGACCTCGCCCACCCCGACATCCGGGAGATGCCCGGCGCACTGTCCAACACCTCGCACGGCGAGGGCATCGTGCGCGGGGTCGGCTACGCCGTCGGCCTGAAGAACGTCGGCTTCTCCGAGGGCTTCGACGACTACTCGACCGCGCGGGTCCGGCTGGAGGTCATCGGCGGCGAGCCGGTGGCGATGGTGCACACCGCGATGGCCGAGGTCGGCCAGGGCGGGGTGACCGTGCACGGGCAGATCGCCCGGACCGAGCTGGGCGTCGAGCGGGTCACCATCCACCCCGCCGACACCGCCGTCGGCTCGGCCGGCTCCACCTCCGCCTCGCGGCAGACGTACATGACCGGCGGCGCGGTGAAGCTGGCCGCCGAGGCGGTCCGGCAGGAGCTGTTCCGCCTCGGCCGCAGCCGCTACGGCTGGACCGGCAACGACCTGTCGCTGGTCGGCGGGAAGGTGGTCTCCGCCTCCGCGGGCGTGCTGGTCTCCATCGCCGACCTGCTCGGCGACCGGGCCATCGACCTCACCCGCGAGCACCACCACCGGCCCACCGTGCCCTTCGACAAGGAGACCGGGCAGGGCTTCGGCCACGTCCAGTACACCTTCTGCGCGCACCGCGCGGTGGTGGACGTGGACGTGGAGCTGGGCCTGGTCAAGGTGGTCGAGCTGGCCGCCTGCCAGGACGTCGGCAAGGCGCTCAACCCGCTCTCGGTGGTCGGCCAGATCCAGGGCGGATCGACGCAGGGGCTGGGGCTGGCGGTGATGGAGGAGATCATCACCCGCGAGGGCAAGGTGCGCAATCCGTCCTTCACCGACTACCTGATCCCCACCATCCTGGACACCCCGCCGCAGCCGGTGGAGATCATGGAACTCGCCGACCCGCACGCCCCGTACGGGCTGCGCGGCGTGGGCGAGGCGCCGACGCTGTCGTCCACCCCGGCCATCGTCTCGGCGATCCGGGCGGCGACCGGCCTGGCCCTGAACCGGGTACCGGTCCGGCCGGAGCACCTCACCGGCACCTGA
- a CDS encoding NCS2 family permease — protein MTQIPTESRVISATDAQGPRAPKGALDAYFKISARGSTIGTEIRGGLTTFMAMAYIIVLNPVLLSGADFNGHHLDAGQITTATALAAAVTTIAMGLIGNVPLAAAAGLGVSAALSTIIVPHCSWPEAFGFCVIYGALIVLMVVSGLREKVMNGIPLPLKHAITMGIGLFIAFIGLVNAGFVGRNPANPVQLGTNPAGHLEGWPVALFAFTLLLIFVLQARRTPGAILIGIVTGTVLAVVVNATCRVSAAAWGGTGSVPTLHGSPFSAPDFGLFGHISVFGAFRGGHHGMGFISASVAVFTLVLAGFFDAMATIIGVGTEAGLADEQGRMPGLTKALLVDGAGGMVGGLAGASGNTVFVESATGVGEGARTGLASVVTGGVFALMLFFSPLAQVVPGQVAAAALVVVGSMMMAQARHIPWADREIGVPAFLMCAVMPMTYSITAGVGAGVVSYVAIKAGTGRWREPGALMWGLTAIFLVYFLIGPIQRVLGVH, from the coding sequence GTGACCCAGATCCCCACGGAATCCAGAGTTATCAGCGCCACCGACGCGCAAGGGCCGAGAGCGCCGAAAGGCGCGCTCGACGCCTACTTCAAGATCAGCGCGCGCGGCTCCACCATCGGGACCGAGATCCGCGGCGGCCTCACCACCTTCATGGCGATGGCCTACATCATCGTGCTCAACCCGGTCCTGCTGTCGGGCGCCGACTTTAACGGCCACCACCTGGACGCGGGCCAGATCACCACCGCCACCGCGCTCGCCGCCGCGGTCACCACCATCGCCATGGGCCTGATCGGCAACGTGCCGCTGGCCGCGGCCGCCGGGCTGGGCGTCTCCGCCGCCCTGTCCACCATCATCGTCCCGCACTGCTCGTGGCCGGAGGCGTTCGGCTTCTGCGTCATCTACGGCGCGCTGATCGTGCTGATGGTGGTCTCCGGCCTGCGCGAGAAGGTCATGAACGGCATACCGCTGCCGCTCAAGCACGCCATCACCATGGGCATCGGCCTGTTCATCGCCTTCATCGGGCTGGTCAACGCCGGTTTCGTGGGCCGGAACCCGGCCAACCCGGTCCAGTTGGGCACCAACCCGGCCGGGCACCTGGAGGGCTGGCCGGTCGCGCTGTTCGCCTTCACCCTGCTGCTGATCTTCGTGCTGCAGGCCCGCAGGACGCCCGGCGCGATCCTGATCGGCATCGTCACCGGCACCGTGCTCGCCGTGGTCGTCAACGCCACCTGCCGTGTCTCCGCGGCGGCGTGGGGCGGCACCGGCTCCGTGCCCACCCTGCACGGCAGCCCCTTCTCGGCGCCCGACTTCGGCCTCTTCGGGCACATCAGCGTCTTCGGCGCGTTCCGCGGCGGCCACCACGGCATGGGCTTCATCAGCGCCTCGGTCGCCGTCTTCACCCTGGTGCTGGCCGGCTTCTTCGACGCCATGGCCACCATCATCGGCGTCGGCACCGAGGCCGGGCTGGCCGACGAGCAGGGCCGGATGCCGGGCCTGACCAAGGCCCTGCTGGTGGACGGCGCGGGCGGCATGGTCGGCGGCCTGGCCGGGGCCTCCGGCAACACGGTCTTCGTGGAGTCCGCCACCGGCGTCGGCGAGGGCGCCCGGACCGGGCTGGCCAGCGTGGTCACCGGCGGCGTGTTCGCCCTGATGCTGTTCTTCTCGCCGCTGGCGCAGGTCGTGCCCGGGCAGGTGGCCGCCGCCGCGCTGGTGGTCGTCGGCTCGATGATGATGGCCCAGGCCCGGCACATCCCCTGGGCGGACCGCGAGATCGGCGTCCCGGCCTTCCTGATGTGCGCCGTGATGCCGATGACGTACTCCATCACCGCCGGCGTCGGCGCGGGCGTCGTCTCCTACGTGGCCATCAAGGCCGGAACCGGCAGGTGGCGCGAGCCCGGCGCCCTGATGTGGGGGCTCACCGCGATCTTCCTCGTCTACTTCCTCATCGGCCCGATCCAGCGCGTCCTCGGCGTCCACTGA
- a CDS encoding (2Fe-2S)-binding protein — translation MRVTFTANGREVEADDVWEGESLLYVLRERLGLPGSKNACEQGECGSCTVYLDGAPVCSCLVAAGQVQDRAVRTVEGLADPEHGLDPVQQAFIDAGAVQCGFCTPGLLVQTHDLLEREPQPSDNDIREALSGNLCRCTGYEKIMDAVRLASARVSSTPEVSR, via the coding sequence ATGAGGGTGACCTTCACCGCCAACGGCCGCGAGGTCGAGGCGGACGACGTGTGGGAGGGCGAGAGCCTGCTGTACGTGCTGCGCGAGCGGCTGGGCCTGCCCGGCTCCAAGAACGCCTGCGAGCAGGGCGAGTGCGGCTCCTGCACGGTCTACCTGGACGGCGCGCCGGTCTGCAGCTGCCTGGTGGCGGCCGGGCAGGTGCAGGACCGGGCGGTCCGCACCGTCGAGGGCCTGGCCGACCCGGAGCACGGCCTGGACCCGGTGCAGCAGGCGTTCATCGACGCCGGGGCCGTCCAGTGCGGCTTCTGCACCCCGGGGCTGCTGGTGCAGACCCACGACCTGCTGGAGCGCGAGCCCCAGCCCAGCGACAACGACATCCGCGAGGCGCTGTCCGGCAACCTGTGCCGCTGCACCGGCTACGAGAAGATCATGGACGCCGTCCGGCTCGCCTCCGCCCGCGTCTCCAGCACCCCGGAGGTGTCCCGGTGA
- a CDS encoding xanthine dehydrogenase family protein subunit M has translation MEFLRPATWDEALAAKAENPSAVPISGGTDVMVELNFDRHRPAALIDLNRIGELTEWESGRFEGQQGEVIRLGAAVPYARITRELSGPLPGLAIAGNTVGSPQIRNRGSVGGNLGGASPAGDAHPALLAAGPDVFVEAASVRGTRLIAIDDFYVGVKRNSLQPDELIRAVRIPVADGPQQFSKIGTRNAMVIAVCAFGFALHPKDGTVGTGIGSAAPTPRRAAEAEAFLAGELAERGLWAGGGLLGPAAVQRFGELVAAAASPIDDVRGSAAYRRHALAVMARRTLTWTWNDYTQSLRSAA, from the coding sequence ATGGAGTTCCTGCGGCCCGCCACCTGGGACGAGGCACTCGCGGCGAAGGCCGAGAACCCGTCCGCAGTGCCGATCTCCGGCGGCACCGACGTGATGGTCGAACTCAACTTCGACCGCCACCGTCCCGCCGCGCTGATCGACCTGAACCGGATCGGCGAGCTGACCGAGTGGGAGTCCGGCCGCTTCGAGGGCCAGCAGGGCGAGGTGATCCGGCTCGGCGCGGCCGTGCCGTACGCCCGGATCACCCGGGAGCTGTCCGGCCCGCTGCCCGGCCTGGCGATCGCGGGCAACACCGTGGGCTCCCCGCAGATCCGCAACCGGGGCAGCGTGGGCGGCAACCTCGGCGGGGCCTCCCCGGCCGGCGACGCCCACCCGGCGCTGCTGGCGGCCGGCCCGGACGTGTTCGTGGAGGCCGCCTCCGTGCGCGGCACCCGGCTGATCGCCATCGACGACTTCTACGTCGGGGTCAAGCGCAACTCGCTCCAGCCCGACGAGCTGATCCGGGCGGTGCGCATCCCGGTCGCGGACGGCCCGCAGCAGTTCTCCAAGATCGGCACCCGCAACGCCATGGTCATCGCCGTCTGCGCGTTCGGCTTCGCGCTGCATCCCAAGGACGGCACGGTCGGCACCGGCATCGGCTCGGCCGCGCCCACCCCGCGCCGCGCCGCCGAGGCCGAGGCGTTCCTGGCCGGCGAGCTGGCCGAGCGCGGCCTGTGGGCCGGTGGCGGCCTGCTCGGCCCGGCCGCCGTCCAGCGCTTCGGCGAGCTGGTCGCCGCCGCCGCCTCGCCCATCGACGACGTCCGCGGCAGCGCCGCCTACCGCCGCCACGCGCTCGCGGTGATGGCCCGCCGCACCCTGACCTGGACCTGGAACGACTACACGCAGTCCCTGAGGAGCGCAGCATGA
- a CDS encoding XdhC family protein codes for MQDIAEQLNAWHRAGRSFAVATVVSVSGSAPRDPGAALAVDADGEAVGSVSGGCVEGAVYGLCQEALDTGRPVLHRFGFSDEDAFAVGLTCGGVIDVFVQPVTPGADDALDTGLAYIGSGTPVALVRVIEGPDALLGAALAVTGSTHHGSLARGGALPHGGALEAAAVRQARAMLDAGRTGQFTLAPDGRPCQPSAAEADAGGEGSVGSTWGATFFVEAHVPAPRMIVFGAIDFAAAVARIGGFLGYRVTVCDARPVFATRRRFPTADEVVVDWPHRYLDAEAAAGRLDARTALCVLTHDAKFDIPLLERALRMPLGFVGAMGSRRTHDDRLKRLRETGLTDLELNRLRSPIGLDLGARTPEETAVAVAAEIVAHRRGGGCLPLSAHSGPIHHDVQHDRPRQNRPRRIA; via the coding sequence ATGCAGGACATCGCCGAGCAGCTCAACGCCTGGCACCGGGCCGGTCGCTCCTTCGCCGTGGCGACCGTGGTGTCCGTCTCCGGGAGCGCCCCGCGCGACCCCGGGGCGGCCCTGGCCGTGGACGCCGACGGCGAGGCCGTGGGCAGCGTCTCCGGGGGCTGCGTGGAGGGGGCGGTGTACGGGCTCTGCCAGGAGGCGCTGGACACCGGCCGCCCGGTGCTGCACCGCTTCGGCTTCAGCGACGAGGACGCCTTCGCCGTCGGCCTGACCTGCGGCGGCGTCATCGACGTCTTCGTCCAGCCGGTCACCCCCGGCGCCGACGACGCACTGGACACGGGCCTGGCCTACATCGGCTCGGGCACCCCGGTGGCGCTGGTCCGGGTGATCGAGGGGCCGGATGCGCTGCTGGGCGCGGCGCTGGCGGTCACCGGCTCCACCCACCACGGCTCCCTCGCCCGCGGCGGCGCGCTGCCGCACGGCGGAGCGCTGGAGGCCGCGGCGGTGCGGCAGGCCCGCGCCATGCTGGACGCCGGCCGCACCGGACAGTTCACCCTCGCCCCGGACGGCCGCCCGTGCCAGCCCTCGGCGGCGGAGGCGGACGCCGGGGGTGAGGGGAGCGTCGGGAGCACCTGGGGCGCCACCTTCTTCGTGGAGGCGCACGTGCCCGCGCCGCGCATGATCGTCTTCGGGGCCATCGACTTCGCCGCCGCCGTCGCCCGGATCGGCGGCTTCCTCGGCTACCGGGTCACCGTCTGCGACGCCCGCCCGGTCTTCGCCACCCGACGCCGCTTCCCCACCGCCGACGAGGTCGTCGTCGACTGGCCGCACCGCTACCTCGACGCCGAGGCCGCCGCCGGGCGCCTGGACGCCCGTACCGCGCTGTGCGTGCTGACCCACGACGCCAAGTTCGACATCCCGCTGCTGGAGCGGGCGCTGCGGATGCCGCTGGGCTTCGTCGGCGCCATGGGCTCGCGCCGGACCCACGACGACCGGCTGAAGCGGCTGCGCGAGACCGGCCTGACCGACCTGGAGCTGAACCGGCTGCGCTCCCCCATCGGCCTGGACCTCGGCGCCCGCACCCCCGAGGAGACCGCGGTGGCGGTTGCCGCCGAGATCGTCGCCCACCGCCGGGGCGGCGGCTGCCTGCCGCTGAGCGCCCACTCCGGCCCCATCCACCACGACGTCCAGCACGACCGTCCCCGGCAGAACCGGCCCCGGCGCATCGCCTGA